One genomic window of Pseudomonadales bacterium includes the following:
- a CDS encoding N-acetyltransferase, translating into MVDDVFVHETAIVDEGAKIGKKSRVWHFTHICAGARIGEGVSLGQNVFVGNQVEIGDNCKIQNNVSVYDNVTLEDDVFCGPSMVFTNVYNPRSAVERKSEYRATLVKRGATLGANCTIVCGNTIGAFSFVGAGAVVNKDVPDYALVVGVPARQIGWMSEFGEQLDLPLGGEGDICCPHTGEVYHLKLGKLQKTSE; encoded by the coding sequence ATGGTTGATGATGTTTTTGTGCATGAAACAGCTATTGTCGACGAGGGCGCGAAGATTGGAAAAAAGTCTAGAGTTTGGCATTTTACCCATATCTGTGCGGGTGCACGAATAGGGGAAGGTGTTTCTTTAGGGCAGAATGTATTTGTAGGAAATCAAGTTGAAATTGGAGACAACTGTAAGATTCAGAATAATGTTTCCGTTTACGATAATGTTACGCTTGAGGATGATGTTTTTTGTGGTCCCAGCATGGTTTTTACCAATGTCTATAATCCAAGGTCTGCTGTAGAGCGTAAGTCGGAATATAGGGCAACCCTGGTGAAGCGAGGAGCTACATTAGGAGCAAATTGCACTATTGTCTGCGGTAATACTATCGGAGCTTTCTCGTTTGTTGGTGCGGGAGCTGTGGTGAATAAAGATGTGCCGGATTATGCCTTGGTGGTAGGTGTTCCTGCACGGCAAATAGGCTGGATGAGTGAGTTTGGTGAGCAGTTAGATTTACCCCTTGGAGGGGAGGGAGATATTTGCTGTCCCCATACAGGAGAGGTCTATCACCTCAAGTTAGGGAAGCTTCAAAAAACAAGTGAATAG
- a CDS encoding oligosaccharide flippase family protein: MGSFFQHKLNRDISWTLGSFVILAVSGIVINLVVAGFRDAAALGVFNQSYAIYIITSQIAVFGIHYSVLRHAAFYEKNPEERGSLLFTSVVMSIFLGFLAAVILFFSSEKIGVILDSDITGRAIGYAAFGLLFFPLNKVLLSYLNGLRYMKAFSILQASRYVLVMLWVAIVATSDMDFALSTLGFFVAESSTVVLAVIYLIFKKECKALKFNRRWVSRHFSFGAKGLLAGMFVEMNSRIDVLLIGFFLSDELVGIYSFAAMLVDGLYHVLAMVRINFNPVLVGCLRDYDWSSAQKLLRKSKILGYPATLIMSILISVAFWVLTSLLIPEKGLASGIYPLTILLAGLTIISAYIPFDNLLMVSGRPGWQTFQHMTVVVSNVILNLSLVPIFGLAGAALATASSYIVGTLMLMFMVDRLLKWKLWNNQITS, from the coding sequence GTGGGATCATTTTTTCAGCATAAGCTGAACCGAGATATTTCGTGGACTTTGGGTAGCTTTGTAATTCTTGCAGTTAGTGGCATTGTAATAAACTTAGTTGTAGCTGGTTTTCGTGATGCCGCGGCTTTGGGGGTTTTTAATCAGTCCTACGCAATTTATATAATTACCTCCCAAATAGCGGTATTTGGTATTCATTACTCAGTCTTACGCCACGCTGCTTTTTATGAGAAAAATCCAGAAGAAAGAGGTAGTCTGCTTTTTACCTCAGTGGTTATGTCTATATTTTTGGGTTTTTTGGCTGCAGTAATATTATTTTTTTCGTCAGAGAAAATTGGCGTTATTCTTGATAGTGATATCACAGGCAGAGCAATAGGATACGCCGCTTTTGGTTTGCTTTTCTTTCCTTTAAATAAAGTCCTCCTTTCGTATCTTAACGGCCTTCGTTATATGAAGGCTTTTTCAATTTTACAGGCTTCTCGGTATGTTTTGGTTATGCTTTGGGTCGCCATCGTTGCTACGTCTGATATGGATTTTGCATTATCCACTTTGGGGTTTTTTGTTGCGGAGTCATCAACAGTTGTTCTGGCAGTCATTTATCTGATATTTAAGAAAGAGTGTAAAGCATTAAAATTTAATCGTAGGTGGGTTTCTCGACATTTTTCATTTGGGGCGAAGGGGTTGCTTGCGGGGATGTTTGTCGAAATGAATTCTCGTATAGATGTTTTGCTAATCGGTTTTTTTCTTTCGGATGAACTGGTAGGTATATATAGTTTTGCGGCTATGTTGGTTGACGGGTTGTATCATGTGCTAGCCATGGTGCGTATCAATTTTAATCCAGTATTGGTTGGTTGTCTAAGGGATTATGATTGGAGCAGTGCTCAAAAGTTACTTCGAAAATCTAAGATTTTGGGTTACCCGGCTACTCTCATAATGTCTATTCTCATTAGTGTTGCTTTTTGGGTGTTAACTTCGTTACTCATCCCCGAGAAGGGGCTTGCCTCAGGAATCTATCCCCTAACAATTTTGTTGGCTGGGTTAACCATCATTTCCGCTTATATACCTTTTGATAATTTATTGATGGTAAGCGGTAGACCTGGATGGCAGACTTTTCAGCATATGACGGTTGTCGTTTCAAACGTCATTTTGAATTTAAGCCTAGTCCCTATTTTTGGTTTGGCTGGAGCAGCATTGGCAACGGCATCGAGTTATATCGTAGGAACTCTAATGCTTATGTTTATGGTTGACCGGTTACTTAAATGGAAGTTGTGGAATAATCAAATAACGAGCTAA
- a CDS encoding Gfo/Idh/MocA family oxidoreductase — MYPIIVGRKIRIAIVGCGRISKNHFASIEKHNDNLELVAFCDNDKEVLKKHEELYGRNGYQKLEDMLEKEDLDLISICTPSGIHADQTILAAKYGVHVMTEKPMATRWNDGIRMVKACDEAGVRLFVVKQNRRNTTLQLLKRAINEKRFGKINMVHLNVFWTRPQEYYDQAAWRGTWEFDGGAFMNQASHYVDLLDWLIGPVEKVQAMMSTTLDIEVEDTGILNVRWRSGALGSMSVTMLTYPKNLEGSITILGDKGSVRVGGVAVNEIQHWEFEDAKDYDLQIKDANYETTSVYGFGHPVYYKNVIDVMRGECAPETDGREGLKSLEVLVAAYISARDGKTVSLPLEY; from the coding sequence ATGTACCCGATTATTGTTGGAAGAAAAATTCGAATCGCCATTGTTGGCTGCGGTCGTATATCTAAAAATCATTTTGCATCGATTGAAAAACATAATGATAATCTTGAGCTTGTTGCTTTTTGCGATAACGATAAGGAAGTATTAAAAAAGCATGAAGAGCTTTATGGTCGTAACGGTTACCAGAAGCTGGAAGATATGCTTGAAAAAGAAGATCTTGATCTGATTTCTATTTGCACTCCTAGCGGTATTCATGCCGATCAAACTATTTTGGCCGCCAAATACGGCGTGCATGTAATGACTGAAAAACCCATGGCTACACGCTGGAATGATGGTATCCGTATGGTTAAGGCGTGTGATGAGGCGGGCGTCCGCCTTTTTGTTGTTAAGCAAAATAGACGGAATACAACTTTACAGCTTTTGAAGCGAGCTATAAACGAAAAGCGTTTTGGTAAAATTAATATGGTTCACCTAAACGTATTCTGGACAAGACCTCAAGAATACTATGATCAGGCTGCCTGGCGTGGTACTTGGGAATTCGATGGTGGCGCGTTTATGAACCAAGCCAGCCACTACGTCGACCTTTTGGATTGGCTGATTGGTCCGGTTGAGAAAGTGCAAGCAATGATGAGTACAACGCTCGATATTGAGGTGGAAGATACCGGAATCCTTAATGTGCGCTGGAGGAGCGGAGCTCTTGGATCTATGAGCGTCACAATGTTGACATACCCAAAAAATTTGGAGGGGAGTATCACTATTCTAGGGGATAAAGGCTCTGTTCGAGTAGGTGGTGTTGCTGTTAATGAAATACAGCATTGGGAATTTGAAGATGCCAAAGACTACGACCTACAGATAAAGGATGCAAACTATGAAACAACGTCAGTTTATGGGTTTGGACATCCAGTTTATTACAAGAATGTGATTGATGTTATGCGAGGAGAGTGTGCGCCAGAGACCGATGGCCGAGAGGGTTTGAAATCTTTGGAAGTTTTGGTGGCTGCATATATCTCGGCTCGGGATGGTAAGACTGTTTCTTTACCGCTGGAGTATTGA
- a CDS encoding DegT/DnrJ/EryC1/StrS family aminotransferase has translation MQFIDLKAQYARIEGKINSRIQRVLEHGKFIMGPEVSELEEKLADYVGVKHCISCANGTDALQLALMAKGVGSGDLVFAPSFTFFATAEVISLVGATPVFVDIDEKTYNLCPQKLEQAVKDYAGSGLGTPRAIIAVDLFGQPANYPEIERVAAENSLYLIEDGAQGFGGEINGRKACSFGDVATTSFFPAKPLGCYGDGGALFTDDDELADIFKSLRVHGKGVDKYDNVRIGMNSRLDTIQAAILLEKFAIFPEEVKLRNEVASVYASRLPDGFVLPEVPEGYLSSWAQYTVRHQFLSREELMSRAKSKDIPTAVYYPKGIHQSGAFSNSGLSYVDLPVTEKMQSEVFSLPMHPYLESAVQEEILSAFN, from the coding sequence ATGCAATTTATTGATTTAAAAGCGCAGTATGCTCGTATTGAGGGAAAGATTAATTCTCGGATACAAAGGGTCTTAGAGCACGGTAAATTTATCATGGGGCCAGAAGTTTCTGAGCTTGAAGAAAAGTTGGCAGACTATGTTGGGGTTAAGCACTGTATTAGTTGCGCGAATGGAACCGATGCGTTGCAGTTAGCCTTGATGGCAAAGGGTGTAGGGTCTGGTGATTTGGTTTTTGCACCATCGTTTACCTTTTTTGCCACAGCAGAAGTCATTTCTTTGGTTGGTGCTACGCCAGTGTTTGTTGATATTGATGAAAAAACATATAACCTCTGTCCTCAAAAGCTTGAGCAAGCTGTTAAGGATTATGCAGGCTCTGGCTTGGGTACCCCAAGGGCAATAATAGCGGTTGATCTCTTTGGGCAACCGGCTAATTATCCCGAGATTGAACGTGTCGCTGCTGAGAATAGTTTGTATTTGATCGAAGATGGGGCGCAAGGGTTTGGTGGGGAAATTAATGGTCGTAAAGCTTGCAGCTTTGGTGATGTAGCAACAACAAGTTTTTTTCCGGCTAAACCATTGGGGTGTTACGGAGATGGCGGTGCGTTGTTTACCGACGATGATGAACTAGCGGATATCTTCAAATCCCTTAGGGTTCACGGCAAAGGTGTAGATAAATACGATAATGTGCGTATCGGTATGAATAGCCGTTTGGATACCATTCAGGCTGCTATTTTATTGGAAAAATTTGCCATATTCCCCGAAGAGGTAAAGCTTCGAAATGAGGTCGCCAGTGTTTATGCCTCTAGGTTGCCAGATGGCTTTGTGTTGCCAGAAGTTCCAGAAGGGTATTTGAGTTCGTGGGCGCAGTATACTGTGCGGCATCAATTTTTGTCTCGTGAAGAACTCATGTCTAGGGCTAAATCAAAGGATATTCCAACGGCAGTTTACTACCCCAAAGGCATACATCAGTCTGGTGCTTTTTCTAATTCTGGGCTGAGTTATGTGGATTTACCTGTGACTGAAAAGATGCAGAGTGAGGTGTTTAGTTTGCCTATGCATCCATATCTGGAAAGCGCCGTTCAAGAAGAAATACTCTCAGCCTTCAATTAG
- a CDS encoding glycosyltransferase family 2 protein — protein sequence MYRGKTVSVVVPAYNEESQIGRVIETAPDYVDYIVITDDKSQDNTVQVIKEYQNTNAKVVLICHEINEGVGGAIASGYKWSRDNQIDIAVVMAGDAQMDPKDMPALMDPVVDGVADYSKGNRLVTGEAFKKIPKIRFFGNSVLSLFTKIASGYWHVADSQTGYAAINSTALKAIDWDKMYKRYGQPNDVLVKLNVEGFKVIDVPIEPVYGVGEKSGINVRKVIFSIGSLLVKLYFWRLKEKYIIRSFHPLVFFYTFGFFNLFLSAFFFVRMVVLWIGQGSIPEISALLWLFSFGIGFNSMSFAMWFDYDENKHLNPPMQYRDIPTEVGGERDEAK from the coding sequence ATGTATCGAGGGAAAACGGTATCCGTAGTTGTGCCAGCTTATAACGAAGAATCGCAAATTGGGAGAGTGATAGAAACAGCCCCAGATTATGTAGATTACATTGTTATAACTGATGATAAGAGCCAAGATAATACTGTACAAGTTATTAAGGAGTATCAGAATACTAACGCCAAAGTAGTGCTTATTTGTCATGAAATAAATGAAGGTGTTGGTGGTGCTATAGCTTCTGGTTATAAGTGGAGCAGGGATAATCAAATTGATATCGCTGTTGTTATGGCTGGAGATGCCCAAATGGATCCGAAAGATATGCCTGCATTGATGGATCCAGTGGTAGATGGTGTTGCGGATTACTCTAAAGGGAATCGTTTGGTAACGGGCGAAGCATTTAAGAAAATACCGAAAATAAGATTTTTTGGAAATTCAGTACTTTCTCTATTTACTAAAATAGCTTCCGGTTATTGGCACGTTGCTGACTCTCAAACAGGTTATGCCGCTATTAATTCCACTGCATTGAAAGCGATCGACTGGGATAAAATGTATAAACGATACGGGCAGCCTAATGACGTGCTTGTAAAGTTGAATGTGGAAGGCTTCAAAGTGATAGATGTTCCTATTGAGCCTGTTTATGGCGTAGGGGAAAAATCGGGCATTAATGTTAGAAAAGTGATCTTCAGTATTGGGTCTCTGCTTGTGAAATTATATTTCTGGAGACTGAAAGAAAAATATATCATTCGTAGTTTTCACCCGCTGGTATTTTTCTATACATTTGGCTTTTTTAATCTCTTTCTAAGCGCTTTCTTTTTTGTTCGCATGGTCGTTTTATGGATTGGCCAGGGAAGCATTCCCGAAATTAGTGCTCTTCTGTGGCTTTTCTCATTTGGCATAGGGTTTAATTCCATGTCATTTGCAATGTGGTTTGATTACGATGAAAACAAGCATCTTAATCCTCCCATGCAATATAGGGATATACCTACAGAGGTTGGCGGGGAAAGAGATGAGGCTAAATAG